Proteins from a single region of Tautonia marina:
- a CDS encoding DUF1592 domain-containing protein, with the protein MLQSPRFIDRIETQRGDGSMQPVTGHELASRLSNILWGGPSDRELLQPADAGELSERPRIATQVQRMLRNLRGVDRGERFIHAWLYLDQRKSLRPDPKRFPNWNEQLASDMKAETLAIFRDVAWERNRPSGNCSMRRSRSPLPAWLPTTLLTTVPTASTRQLTPFASDATMLDKASGEVVQ; encoded by the coding sequence TTGCTCCAGTCTCCTCGCTTCATCGACCGGATCGAAACCCAACGCGGCGACGGCTCGATGCAGCCGGTGACGGGCCACGAACTCGCCTCCCGCCTCAGTAACATTCTCTGGGGGGGACCGTCCGATCGGGAACTCTTGCAGCCCGCCGATGCGGGTGAACTCTCCGAACGCCCCCGCATCGCCACTCAGGTTCAGCGCATGCTCCGCAACCTTCGCGGAGTTGACCGGGGCGAGCGGTTCATTCACGCTTGGCTTTACCTTGATCAGCGAAAAAGCCTCCGTCCCGATCCCAAACGCTTCCCCAACTGGAACGAACAGCTTGCCAGCGACATGAAGGCCGAAACGCTCGCCATCTTCCGAGACGTTGCCTGGGAACGCAATCGCCCCTCTGGGAACTGCTCAATGCGCAGGTCACGTTCGCCACTCCCCGCCTGGCTGCCCACTACGTTATTGACGACCGTGCCGACCGCGAGCACCAGGCAGTTGACGCCATTCGCGTCTGACGCAACGATGCTCGACAAGGCTTCCGGCGAGGTCGTGCAATAA
- a CDS encoding DUF885 domain-containing protein has product MTVCLTWIVLGALAVAPAPAQAQEHADAALESLFQDYLDAWFADEPLMATRLGDHRFDDRLEDLSAESRAGWVERDRRFLAELPERVDYDALSRDGQIDYEIFRHHLEYTLWLSEHFKPFENDPRTYVGYTTEGVYLLLTQSTLPAAENLSNAIERIKAVPRIVETAKATLSDAPRVKVETAILQTQGAIAFYTDDVFLFANRPRDEGVLAEVAAEAAEALQDYLDFLTNELLPKAGDDWRIGPDLFAEKVARELNSGLTAAEVLAEATAEAERVEQEMAVIARQLWWEMFPNTPVPPDDPEGRRTLIRKVLDQIGREHGSPDTLVSDAKATVASIKTFINDRNILQLPEPDRCEIIEMPEFMRGNSVAYLNPAPPLDPESRSEYAISPPPSDWDEERVASFLREYNARMLQILTIHEAYPGHYVQLEYSNRCPSLIRRVLSSGTFAEGWAVYTERMMLDEGFGLGDPKLRMQQLKFYLRAVVNAILDHEMHAHSMTDEQAMSLLMDRAFQTEGEAAGKVIRSKQSSAQLSTYFVGRVAFHRLRQAIQREQGDAFDLARFHEATLSHGTLPVKYLPELVRRSLEMGAVAE; this is encoded by the coding sequence ATGACCGTGTGCCTCACCTGGATTGTCCTCGGAGCCCTGGCCGTTGCACCTGCTCCTGCTCAGGCACAGGAGCACGCTGACGCCGCCTTGGAATCACTGTTCCAGGACTATCTCGACGCCTGGTTCGCCGATGAACCGCTCATGGCAACCCGCCTGGGCGATCATCGCTTCGACGATCGGCTCGAAGACCTGTCGGCCGAGTCCAGGGCCGGATGGGTCGAGCGTGACCGTCGGTTCCTCGCCGAATTGCCCGAGCGTGTCGATTACGACGCCCTCAGCCGCGACGGTCAGATCGACTACGAGATCTTCCGCCATCACCTGGAATACACCCTCTGGCTGTCCGAACACTTCAAGCCCTTCGAGAACGACCCGAGGACCTACGTCGGCTACACCACCGAGGGGGTTTACCTGCTGCTCACGCAGTCCACCCTTCCGGCAGCCGAGAACCTGTCCAACGCCATCGAGCGGATCAAGGCTGTCCCTCGGATCGTCGAGACGGCCAAGGCCACCCTCTCCGATGCGCCTCGGGTCAAGGTCGAGACGGCCATCCTTCAGACTCAGGGAGCCATTGCCTTCTACACCGACGACGTCTTTCTGTTCGCCAACCGTCCCCGAGACGAGGGAGTCCTGGCCGAAGTCGCCGCCGAGGCCGCCGAGGCGTTGCAAGACTATCTCGATTTCCTCACCAATGAGCTCTTGCCGAAGGCCGGCGACGACTGGCGGATCGGCCCCGACCTGTTTGCCGAAAAGGTGGCTCGGGAGCTGAATTCCGGGCTGACCGCCGCCGAGGTCCTGGCTGAGGCCACGGCCGAAGCCGAGCGGGTCGAGCAAGAGATGGCCGTCATCGCCCGACAACTTTGGTGGGAGATGTTCCCGAACACCCCCGTACCTCCGGACGACCCGGAAGGGCGTCGAACGCTGATCCGAAAGGTTCTTGATCAGATCGGCCGGGAACACGGCTCTCCCGACACGCTCGTCTCCGACGCGAAAGCCACCGTCGCTTCCATCAAAACGTTCATCAACGATCGCAACATTCTTCAACTTCCGGAACCGGATCGTTGCGAAATCATCGAGATGCCTGAATTTATGCGAGGCAACTCGGTCGCCTATCTTAACCCCGCCCCTCCGCTCGACCCCGAGAGCCGTAGCGAATACGCCATCAGCCCGCCGCCAAGCGACTGGGACGAGGAGCGCGTCGCAAGCTTCCTCCGGGAGTACAACGCCCGGATGCTCCAGATCCTCACGATCCACGAAGCCTACCCGGGCCACTACGTCCAGCTCGAATACTCGAACCGCTGCCCGTCGTTGATCCGTCGAGTCCTTTCCTCGGGCACCTTCGCGGAAGGCTGGGCCGTGTACACCGAACGGATGATGCTTGACGAGGGCTTCGGACTTGGCGACCCGAAGCTGCGCATGCAACAACTCAAATTTTATTTACGAGCCGTCGTCAATGCGATCCTCGACCACGAGATGCACGCCCACTCCATGACCGACGAGCAGGCCATGAGCTTGCTCATGGACCGTGCCTTCCAGACCGAAGGGGAAGCCGCCGGCAAGGTCATCCGATCCAAGCAGTCGTCGGCGCAGCTCTCCACCTACTTTGTCGGTCGTGTCGCCTTTCACCGCCTCCGCCAGGCCATTCAGCGCGAGCAGGGAGACGCCTTCGACCTCGCTCGCTTTCACGAGGCCACCCTCTCCCACGGCACCTTGCCGGTTAAGTATCTCCCGGAACTGGTCCGCCGATCGCTTGAAATGGGGGCGGTTGCCGAGTGA